Within the Thermanaeromonas toyohensis ToBE genome, the region CCTTCTTCCCCCGGCCAGTGATGCCAAACTTACCCCTGTTCCTCCATACCCATTCCCGGATGGGCTCTACAGGCGGCCAGTGAGGTCTGGTACCAAATTCGACATAAGGAGCATAATGCAAATTGCTACCGACCTTTTCTGTAAGGCCTTCCCTTTGCGCCGTTATGCTGCGCCTTAATGCTCCTGTATCCGTTGGGGCTTTCCGCTTGGCCCTTCTCTCTATCTGCCCGCCTATGTCTTCCAAACCTTTCTCCAACTGCTCCGTAATGGCATCTACCATAGCCTTAAACATTT harbors:
- a CDS encoding HK97-gp10 family putative phage morphogenesis protein, encoding MNIRVLVQVNPEEMFKAMVDAITEQLEKGLEDIGGQIERRAKRKAPTDTGALRRSITAQREGLTEKVGSNLHYAPYVEFGTRPHWPPVEPIREWVWRNRGKFGITGRGKKANKEVDRVTFLVRAKIAKRGTAPRRYLRDALEEVKPRIAKVLAYYVRRAELKK